From a single Candoia aspera isolate rCanAsp1 chromosome 2, rCanAsp1.hap2, whole genome shotgun sequence genomic region:
- the GABARAPL1 gene encoding gamma-aminobutyric acid receptor-associated protein-like 1, whose product MKFQYKEDHPFEYRKKEGEKIRKKYPDRVPVIVEKAPKARVPDLDKRKYLVPSDLTVGQFYFLIRKRIHLRPEDALFFFVNNTIPPTSATMGQLYEDNHEEDYFLYVAYSDESVYGK is encoded by the exons ATGAAGTTCCAGTACAAGGAAGACCATCCTTTCgagtacagaaaaaaagaaggggagaaaatccGAAAGAAATACCCAGACCGGGTGCCT gTTATAGTGGAGAAGGCACCCAAAGCTAGAGTACCTGATCTGGACAAGAGGAAGTACCTTGTCCCATCAGATCTCACAG TTGGTCAATTCTATTTCTTGATCCGAAAGCGAATCCACTTGAGGCCAGAGGATGCCCTGTTCTTCTTTGTCAACAACACCATTCCTCCTACCAGTGCTACTATGGGTCAGCTGTATGAG gATAATCATGAGGAAGATTACTTTCTCTATGTGGCTTACAGTGATGAAAGTGTTTATGGCAAGTGA